Proteins from one Streptomyces sp. NBC_00289 genomic window:
- a CDS encoding DeoR/GlpR family DNA-binding transcription regulator — translation MVRANGAVSLRELARVVQTSEVTVRRDVRALEAEGLLDRRHGGAVLPGGFTRESGFPQKSHLATAEKTAIADLAASFVEEGEAIVVGAGTTTQELARRLARVPGLTVVTNSLLVAQALAHANRVEVVMTGGTLRGSNYALVGSGAEQSLQGLRVSRAFLSGSGLTAERGLSTSNMLSASVDRALVQAASEVVVLADHTKLGTDTMFQTVPTDLITRLVTDEPPGHDDRAATELQALADQGVQIAVAGAGASGGDAVPARQQQRRDVPVPGPRRGQVPGGGPALRTAATTLGDPNSGPAERSRVADLRRR, via the coding sequence ATGGTGCGAGCGAACGGGGCCGTGTCGCTCCGTGAGCTCGCCCGCGTCGTCCAGACCTCCGAAGTGACCGTACGGCGGGACGTGCGTGCGCTGGAGGCAGAAGGACTCCTCGACCGCCGGCACGGCGGTGCGGTATTGCCGGGCGGATTCACGCGGGAGTCCGGCTTTCCGCAGAAATCACATCTCGCGACCGCCGAGAAGACGGCCATCGCCGACCTCGCCGCCAGCTTCGTCGAAGAGGGCGAGGCCATCGTGGTCGGGGCGGGAACCACCACCCAGGAGCTGGCCCGCCGGCTCGCCCGGGTCCCCGGGCTGACCGTCGTCACCAACTCCCTCCTGGTGGCCCAGGCGCTGGCCCACGCCAACCGGGTGGAGGTCGTCATGACGGGCGGCACCCTGCGCGGCTCCAACTACGCCCTGGTGGGCTCCGGCGCCGAGCAGTCCCTCCAGGGGCTGCGGGTCTCCCGGGCCTTCCTGTCCGGGAGCGGGCTGACCGCGGAGCGCGGGCTGTCCACGTCCAACATGCTGTCGGCGTCCGTGGACCGGGCGCTCGTCCAGGCGGCCTCCGAGGTCGTCGTCCTGGCCGACCACACCAAGCTGGGCACGGACACCATGTTCCAGACCGTGCCGACCGACCTCATCACCCGCCTCGTGACCGACGAACCGCCCGGCCACGACGACCGCGCCGCCACCGAACTCCAGGCCCTCGCCGACCAGGGGGTGCAGATCGCCGTGGCCGGGGCGGGAGCCTCGGGGGGTGACGCGGTCCCGGCGCGCCAGCAACAGCGTCGGGACGTACCCGTCCCGGGCCCTCGCCGCGGCCAGGTCCCAGGCGGCGGACCGGCCCTACGAACAGCCGCCACAACCCTGGGTGACCCGAACTCCGGCCCGGCAGAACGATCCCGAGTGGCAGACCTACGCCGCCGCTGA
- a CDS encoding PH domain-containing protein → MTTPEHQPPAPQPSAPASKDRIYRSPMGLVGGVLLLAIVAWLGFDALVAGKGRTPWLALATLLLLVPLIVAFTVRPAVFAGEDRLRIRNPFRVIVLPWGKVEMLRSGYSNEVLTKSGTKFQLWAIPVSLRARGKAARREARATAEKEGRASGRRGRGGWAGGMGGGFGGGGAVDDGPTRAEFDKVMDELRAILEARGKAATAQGEVSVRWAYEVVGPALAGVVLLAVLLAVG, encoded by the coding sequence ATGACGACCCCGGAGCATCAGCCACCAGCGCCGCAGCCCTCGGCACCCGCGTCCAAGGACCGGATCTACCGGTCGCCGATGGGACTCGTCGGCGGTGTGCTGCTGCTCGCCATCGTCGCCTGGCTCGGCTTCGACGCGCTGGTCGCGGGCAAGGGGCGCACGCCCTGGCTGGCGCTCGCCACGCTGCTCCTCCTGGTGCCCCTGATCGTGGCCTTCACGGTCCGGCCCGCGGTCTTCGCGGGGGAGGACCGGCTGCGGATCCGGAACCCGTTCCGGGTGATCGTGCTGCCCTGGGGGAAGGTCGAGATGCTGCGGTCCGGCTACTCGAACGAGGTCCTCACCAAGTCGGGCACGAAGTTCCAGCTGTGGGCCATCCCCGTCTCGCTGCGGGCCCGCGGCAAGGCGGCACGACGGGAGGCGCGCGCGACGGCGGAGAAGGAGGGCCGCGCCTCCGGCCGGCGTGGCCGCGGTGGCTGGGCCGGTGGCATGGGCGGCGGGTTCGGCGGAGGCGGTGCCGTGGACGACGGACCGACGCGCGCCGAGTTCGACAAGGTCATGGACGAACTGCGCGCGATCCTCGAGGCGCGGGGGAAGGCGGCGACGGCGCAGGGCGAGGTGAGCGTGCGCTGGGCGTACGAGGTCGTGGGGCCCGCGCTGGCCGGAGTGGTGCTGCTGGCGGTGCTGCTGGCGGTGGGCTGA
- the deoC gene encoding deoxyribose-phosphate aldolase, whose product MPTTAPHALADVTTSDSTLRRFLHGLPGVDAVGLEARAASLGTRSIKTTAKAYAIDLAISMVDLTTLEGADTPGKVRALGAKAVRPDPTDRTTPATAAVCVYPDMVPFAKEAVAGSPVKVASVATAFPAGRAALDVKLADVRDAVAAGADEIDMVIDRGAFLAGGYLKVYDEIVAVKEASGAARLKVIFETGELSTYDNIRRASWLGMLAGADFIKTSTGKVAVNATPANTLLMLEAVRDFRAQTGVQVGVKPAGGIRTSKDAIKFLVLVNETAGEDWLDNHWFRFGASSLLNDLLMQRQKLATGRYSGPDYVTVD is encoded by the coding sequence ATGCCCACCACCGCACCCCACGCACTTGCTGACGTCACCACGTCCGACAGCACACTGCGCCGCTTCCTTCACGGGCTGCCCGGCGTCGACGCGGTCGGCCTGGAGGCGCGCGCCGCCTCGCTCGGCACCCGTTCCATCAAGACGACCGCGAAGGCGTACGCCATCGACCTCGCCATCTCGATGGTCGATCTGACGACGCTGGAAGGCGCGGACACCCCGGGCAAGGTCCGGGCGCTCGGCGCGAAGGCGGTTCGTCCCGACCCGACCGACCGCACGACTCCGGCCACGGCCGCTGTCTGCGTGTACCCCGACATGGTGCCCTTCGCGAAGGAGGCCGTCGCCGGCTCCCCGGTGAAGGTCGCCTCGGTCGCGACCGCGTTCCCGGCCGGCCGCGCAGCCCTCGACGTGAAGCTGGCCGACGTGCGCGACGCGGTCGCCGCGGGTGCCGACGAGATCGACATGGTCATCGACCGCGGGGCGTTCCTCGCGGGCGGGTACCTGAAGGTGTACGACGAGATCGTCGCCGTGAAGGAGGCCTCCGGCGCGGCCCGCCTCAAGGTCATCTTCGAGACGGGCGAGCTGTCGACGTACGACAACATCCGCCGCGCGAGCTGGCTCGGCATGCTGGCCGGGGCGGACTTCATCAAGACGTCCACCGGCAAGGTGGCGGTGAACGCGACACCGGCGAACACCCTCCTGATGCTGGAGGCCGTACGGGACTTCCGCGCCCAGACCGGGGTCCAGGTCGGCGTGAAGCCGGCCGGCGGCATCCGCACCAGCAAGGACGCGATCAAGTTCCTCGTGCTGGTCAACGAGACCGCGGGCGAGGACTGGCTGGACAACCACTGGTTCCGCTTCGGCGCGTCCTCGCTGCTGAACGACCTGCTGATGCAGCGTCAGAAGCTGGCCACCGGCCGCTACTCCGGCCCCGACTACGTGACGGTGGACTGA
- a CDS encoding TetR/AcrR family transcriptional regulator — MRADARRNYERLLAEARSAFAAHGTEASLEDVARRAGVGIGTLYRHFPNRPALLSAVFEDAVSDLLARSRELLRAPEPCAALVTWLGEMVTHAGEYRGLARALMAVSYDDSSALARCSGPIREAGGALLTRAQEAGTVRPDVAIGDLLQLTHAIALAAEETPGDPALAGRLLRLTLRGLKP, encoded by the coding sequence ATGCGGGCCGACGCCCGCCGCAACTACGAGCGGCTGCTCGCCGAGGCCCGCTCCGCCTTCGCCGCGCACGGCACGGAGGCGTCACTCGAGGACGTTGCCCGGCGGGCGGGCGTCGGCATCGGCACGCTCTACCGGCACTTCCCCAACCGGCCCGCCCTGCTGAGCGCGGTCTTCGAGGACGCGGTGAGCGACCTGCTGGCCCGCTCCCGTGAACTTCTGCGCGCCCCCGAACCCTGCGCGGCCCTGGTGACATGGCTGGGCGAGATGGTCACCCACGCGGGTGAGTACCGTGGGCTCGCGCGGGCGTTGATGGCGGTGTCGTACGACGACTCCTCCGCCCTCGCCCGGTGCAGCGGGCCGATCCGCGAGGCGGGCGGCGCGCTGCTGACGCGAGCGCAGGAGGCGGGCACGGTCCGTCCGGACGTCGCGATCGGCGACCTCCTCCAGCTGACGCACGCGATCGCGCTGGCGGCGGAGGAGACACCGGGTGACCCGGCCCTGGCGGGCCGTCTGCTGCGGTTGACGCTACGGGGGTTGAAGCCGTAG
- a CDS encoding biotin carboxylase N-terminal domain-containing protein — MRKVLIANRGEIAVRVARACRDAGIASVAVYADPDRDALHVRAADEAFALGGDTPATSYLDIEKVLGAARESGADAIHPGYGFLSENADFAQAVLDAGLIWIGPPPQAIRDLGDKVAARHIAQRAGAPLVAGTPDPVSGAEEVVAFAREHGLPIAIKAAFGGGGRGLKVARTLEEVPELYDSAVREAVAAFGRGECFVERYLDKPRHVETQCLADTHGNVVVVSTRDCSLQRRHQKLVEEAPAPFLSEAQVAELYASSKAILKEAGYVGAGTVEFLVGQDGTISFLEVNTRLQVEHPVTEEVAGLDLVREMFRIADGEELGYGDPVLRGHSFEFRINGEDPGRGFLPAPGTVTTFAPPTGPGVRLDAGVESGSVIGPAWDSLLAKLIVTGRTRQEALQRAARALEEFQVEGMATAIPFHRKVVTDPAFAPELTGSTDPFTVHTRWIETEFVNDVKPFTALSEVEGEEEAGRETVVVEVGGKRLEVSLPVSLGMSLARTGLAAGAKPKRRAAKKSGPAASGDTLASPMQGTIVKVAVEEGQQVTEGDLIVVLEAMKMEQPLNAHRSGTIKGLSAEVGASLTSGAPICEIKD, encoded by the coding sequence GGCGGTGACACCCCGGCCACCAGCTATCTGGACATCGAGAAAGTGCTGGGCGCCGCGCGGGAATCGGGTGCGGACGCGATCCATCCCGGCTACGGGTTCCTGTCGGAGAACGCCGACTTCGCCCAGGCCGTGCTGGATGCCGGACTGATCTGGATCGGACCGCCGCCGCAGGCGATCCGTGACCTGGGCGACAAGGTCGCCGCCCGGCACATCGCCCAGCGGGCCGGCGCCCCGCTGGTGGCCGGCACCCCCGACCCCGTCTCCGGGGCCGAGGAGGTGGTGGCCTTCGCCCGCGAGCACGGCCTGCCCATCGCGATCAAGGCCGCCTTCGGCGGCGGCGGACGCGGCCTTAAGGTCGCCCGCACCCTGGAGGAAGTACCGGAACTCTACGACTCCGCGGTCCGCGAGGCGGTCGCCGCCTTCGGCCGCGGCGAGTGCTTCGTCGAGCGCTACCTCGACAAGCCCCGCCACGTGGAGACGCAGTGCCTGGCCGACACCCACGGCAACGTCGTGGTGGTCTCCACCCGTGACTGCTCGCTCCAGCGCCGCCACCAGAAACTCGTCGAGGAGGCCCCCGCCCCGTTCCTGTCCGAGGCGCAGGTCGCCGAGCTGTACGCCTCCTCGAAGGCGATCCTCAAGGAGGCCGGCTACGTCGGCGCCGGCACGGTCGAGTTCCTGGTCGGCCAGGACGGCACGATCTCCTTCCTGGAGGTCAACACCCGGCTGCAGGTCGAGCACCCGGTGACCGAGGAGGTCGCCGGCCTGGACCTGGTGCGGGAGATGTTCCGCATCGCCGACGGTGAGGAACTCGGCTACGGCGACCCCGTGCTGCGCGGGCACTCCTTCGAGTTCCGGATCAACGGCGAGGACCCCGGCCGCGGTTTCCTGCCCGCGCCGGGCACCGTCACCACCTTCGCCCCGCCCACCGGACCGGGCGTGCGCCTGGACGCCGGCGTGGAATCGGGTTCGGTGATCGGTCCGGCCTGGGACTCGCTGCTGGCGAAGCTCATCGTCACCGGCCGCACCCGCCAGGAGGCCCTCCAGCGGGCCGCCCGCGCGCTGGAGGAGTTCCAGGTCGAGGGCATGGCCACCGCGATCCCCTTCCACCGCAAGGTGGTCACCGACCCGGCGTTCGCCCCCGAACTCACCGGCTCCACCGACCCGTTCACCGTGCACACGCGGTGGATCGAGACGGAGTTCGTCAACGACGTCAAGCCCTTCACCGCACTCTCCGAGGTCGAGGGCGAGGAGGAGGCGGGCCGCGAGACGGTCGTCGTCGAGGTCGGAGGGAAGCGGCTCGAGGTCTCCCTGCCGGTCTCACTCGGCATGTCGCTGGCCCGCACCGGACTGGCCGCCGGCGCGAAGCCCAAGCGGCGGGCGGCGAAGAAGTCGGGGCCCGCGGCCTCGGGTGACACCCTCGCCTCGCCGATGCAGGGCACGATCGTGAAGGTCGCCGTCGAGGAGGGCCAGCAGGTCACCGAGGGCGACCTGATCGTCGTCCTGGAAGCGATGAAGATGGAACAGCCGCTCAACGCGCACCGGTCCGGCACCATCAAGGGCCTGTCCGCCGAAGTCGGCGCCTCCCTCACCTCCGGCGCGCCGATCTGCGAGATCAAGGACTGA
- a CDS encoding phospho-sugar mutase, producing the protein MHDELIARARAWQAEDPDAETREELGKLIDAGDHAELAARFGGTLQFGTAGLRGELGAGPMRMNRAVVIRAAAGLAAYLKAQGGAGGLVVIGYDARHKSADFARDTAAVMTGAGLRAAVLPRPLPTPVLAYAIRHLGAVAGVEVTASHNPPRDNGYKVYLGDGSQIVPPADARIAAEIDAVRSLDDVPRPDAGWETLDDSVLDAYLARTDEVLAAGSPRTARTVYTAMHGVGKDVLLAAFARAGFPEPVLVAEQAEPDPDFPTVAFPNPEEPGAMDLAFAQARASDPDLIIANDPDADRCAVAVGDGGAWRMLRGDEVGVLLAAHLVRRGARGTFAESIVSSSLLGRIAEKAGLPYEETLTGFKWIARVEGLRYGYEEALGYCVDPDGVRDKDGITAALLITELASELKAEGRTLLDLLDDLAVEHGLHATDQLSVRVADLSLIASAMRRLRERPPTRLAGLPVTRAEDLTQGTETLPPTDGLRYTLDGARVIVRPSGTEPKLKCYLEVVVPVAMHAGLPAARATAADLLAAIKRDLSAAAGI; encoded by the coding sequence GTGCACGACGAACTCATCGCACGGGCCAGGGCATGGCAGGCCGAGGACCCCGACGCGGAGACCCGTGAGGAACTCGGCAAGCTCATCGACGCCGGGGACCACGCGGAGCTCGCCGCACGCTTCGGCGGCACCCTCCAGTTCGGCACTGCCGGCCTCCGGGGCGAGCTCGGCGCCGGCCCGATGCGGATGAACCGCGCCGTCGTCATCCGCGCCGCCGCCGGCCTCGCCGCGTACCTCAAGGCCCAGGGCGGGGCAGGCGGCCTCGTCGTCATCGGCTACGACGCCCGCCACAAGTCCGCCGACTTCGCCCGCGACACCGCCGCGGTCATGACCGGCGCCGGCCTCCGGGCGGCCGTACTCCCCCGCCCGCTCCCCACTCCCGTCCTCGCGTACGCCATAAGGCATCTCGGCGCGGTCGCCGGCGTGGAGGTCACCGCCAGCCACAACCCGCCCCGCGACAACGGCTACAAGGTCTACCTCGGGGACGGATCCCAGATCGTGCCCCCGGCGGACGCCCGGATCGCCGCCGAGATCGACGCCGTCCGCTCCCTCGACGACGTGCCCCGCCCCGATGCCGGCTGGGAGACCCTCGACGACTCGGTCCTCGACGCCTACCTCGCCCGCACCGACGAGGTCCTGGCGGCCGGCTCCCCCCGCACGGCCCGCACCGTCTACACCGCGATGCACGGAGTCGGCAAGGACGTCCTGCTCGCCGCCTTCGCCCGGGCCGGCTTCCCCGAGCCCGTGCTCGTCGCCGAGCAGGCCGAGCCCGACCCGGACTTCCCGACCGTCGCCTTCCCCAACCCGGAGGAGCCCGGCGCGATGGACCTCGCCTTCGCGCAGGCCCGCGCGAGCGACCCGGACCTGATCATCGCCAACGACCCGGACGCCGACCGCTGTGCCGTGGCCGTCGGCGACGGCGGGGCGTGGCGGATGCTGCGGGGCGACGAGGTCGGCGTCCTGCTCGCCGCCCACCTGGTGCGGCGCGGCGCCCGCGGCACCTTCGCCGAGTCGATCGTGTCCTCCTCCCTGCTCGGCCGGATCGCCGAGAAGGCGGGGCTGCCGTACGAGGAGACCCTCACCGGCTTCAAGTGGATCGCCCGCGTCGAGGGTCTGCGCTACGGCTACGAGGAGGCCCTCGGCTACTGCGTCGACCCCGACGGCGTCCGCGACAAGGACGGCATCACCGCCGCGCTCCTGATCACCGAGCTGGCCTCCGAACTCAAGGCCGAGGGCCGGACCCTCCTCGACCTCCTCGACGACCTCGCCGTCGAGCACGGCCTGCACGCCACCGACCAGCTCTCGGTCCGCGTGGCCGACCTGTCGCTGATCGCGAGCGCGATGCGGCGGCTGCGCGAGCGGCCGCCGACCCGACTCGCGGGCCTGCCCGTTACCAGGGCCGAGGACCTCACGCAGGGCACGGAGACGCTGCCGCCCACCGACGGCCTGCGCTACACCCTCGACGGCGCCCGCGTCATCGTCCGCCCCAGCGGCACCGAGCCGAAGCTGAAGTGCTACCTGGAGGTCGTCGTCCCGGTCGCCATGCACGCCGGTCTGCCCGCGGCCCGCGCGACGGCGGCCGACCTGCTGGCGGCGATCAAGCGCGACCTGTCGGCGGCCGCCGGCATCTGA
- a CDS encoding gamma-glutamylcyclotransferase produces MSLYAAYAGNLDARLMTRRAPHSPMRAIGWLNGWRLTFGGEHLGWEGALATVVEAPGSQVFVALYDIAPPDEESMDRWEGVGLDIYRRMRVRVHTLEGEEPAWLYVLNGYEGGLPSARYLGEVADAAESAGAPHDYVMELRKRPC; encoded by the coding sequence ATGTCGCTCTACGCCGCGTACGCCGGCAACCTCGACGCGCGGCTGATGACCCGCCGCGCCCCGCACTCGCCGATGCGGGCCATCGGCTGGCTGAACGGGTGGCGGCTGACCTTCGGGGGCGAGCACCTGGGCTGGGAGGGGGCGCTGGCGACCGTCGTCGAGGCGCCGGGCTCCCAGGTCTTCGTCGCGCTGTACGACATCGCGCCCCCGGACGAGGAGTCGATGGACCGCTGGGAGGGCGTCGGCCTCGACATCTACCGCCGGATGCGGGTGCGCGTGCACACGCTGGAGGGCGAGGAGCCGGCGTGGCTGTACGTCCTCAACGGCTACGAGGGCGGGCTGCCGTCGGCGCGGTATCTCGGGGAGGTCGCCGACGCCGCCGAGTCGGCGGGTGCGCCGCACGACTACGTGATGGAACTCCGCAAGCGCCCCTGCTGA
- a CDS encoding purine-nucleoside phosphorylase, whose protein sequence is MNASLLPDDIQGDPHAAADAAAARLRELTGAETHDVALVMGSGWAPAVDALGAPDAEFQVTELPGFPPPAVEGHGGTIRSYRIGDKRSLVFLGRTHYYEGRGVASVAHGVRTAVAAGSKTIVLTNGCGGLREGMRPGQPVLISDHINLTATSPIVGANFVDLTDLYSPRLRALCKEIDASLEEGVYAQFPGPHYETPAEIRMARVLGADLVGMSTVLEAIAAREAGAEVLGISLVTNLAAGMTGEPLNHEEVLQAGRDSATRMGSLLTQVLGRL, encoded by the coding sequence GTGAACGCATCTCTTCTTCCGGACGACATCCAGGGCGACCCCCACGCCGCCGCCGACGCCGCCGCCGCGCGCCTGCGCGAACTGACGGGCGCCGAGACCCACGACGTCGCCCTCGTGATGGGCTCCGGCTGGGCGCCGGCCGTGGATGCCCTGGGCGCACCCGACGCCGAGTTCCAGGTCACCGAGCTGCCCGGGTTCCCCCCGCCGGCGGTGGAAGGGCACGGCGGCACGATCCGCTCGTACCGGATCGGCGACAAGCGCTCGCTGGTCTTCCTCGGCAGGACGCACTACTACGAGGGCCGCGGGGTGGCCTCCGTCGCCCACGGCGTCCGTACGGCCGTCGCCGCCGGCAGCAAGACCATCGTGCTGACCAACGGCTGCGGTGGGCTGCGGGAGGGCATGCGTCCCGGTCAGCCGGTCCTGATCAGCGACCACATCAACCTGACCGCCACCTCCCCGATCGTCGGCGCGAACTTCGTCGACCTCACCGACCTGTACTCCCCGCGTCTGCGCGCCCTGTGCAAGGAGATCGACGCGAGCCTCGAGGAGGGCGTCTACGCCCAGTTCCCCGGCCCGCACTACGAGACGCCGGCCGAGATCCGCATGGCCCGTGTCCTCGGCGCGGACCTGGTGGGCATGTCGACGGTCCTCGAGGCGATCGCCGCGCGCGAGGCCGGGGCCGAGGTCCTGGGCATCTCCCTGGTGACCAACCTGGCCGCCGGCATGACGGGCGAGCCGCTGAACCACGAAGAGGTCCTGCAGGCGGGCCGCGACTCGGCGACCCGGATGGGCTCCCTGCTCACGCAGGTGCTGGGCCGGCTGTAG
- a CDS encoding NAD(P)H-quinone dehydrogenase — protein MGYVTRIVIIGGGPGGYEAALVAAQLGAEVTVVDCDGLGGASVLTDCVPSKTLIATAEVMTTFDSSYEELGIIVADDTPPLEQAARVVGVDLGKVNRRVKRLALAQSHDITASVTRAGARVLRGRGRLEGMQALDGSRKVVVRAADGTEETLVADAVLVATGGHPRELPDAQPDGERILNWTQVYDLDELPEELIVVGSGVTGAEFAGAYQALGAKVTLVSSRDRVLPGEDPDAAAVLEDVFRRRGMNVMARSRAESAKRVGDRVEVTLADGRVITGSHCLMAVGAIPNSAGMGLEDAGVRLRDSGHIWTDKVSRTTAPGVYAAGDVTGVFALASVAAMQGRIAMYHFLGDAVAPLNLKTVSSNVFTDPEIATVGYSQADVDAGKIDARMVKLPLLRNPRAKMQGIRDGFVKIFCRPGTGIVVGGVVVAPRASELIHPISIAVDNNLTVEQIANAFTVYPSLSGSIAEVARQLHTRKETGQA, from the coding sequence ATGGGGTACGTGACTCGGATCGTGATCATCGGTGGCGGACCCGGCGGATACGAGGCGGCCCTGGTGGCCGCCCAACTCGGCGCGGAGGTGACCGTCGTCGACTGCGACGGGCTGGGCGGGGCGTCGGTGCTCACCGACTGCGTCCCGTCGAAGACCCTCATCGCCACGGCCGAGGTGATGACCACCTTCGACTCGTCGTACGAGGAACTGGGCATCATCGTCGCCGACGACACCCCGCCCCTGGAGCAGGCGGCCCGGGTGGTCGGGGTCGACCTCGGCAAGGTCAACCGGCGCGTCAAGCGGCTCGCCCTCGCCCAGTCGCACGACATCACCGCCTCCGTCACCCGGGCCGGCGCCCGCGTCCTGCGCGGCCGGGGCCGGCTGGAGGGCATGCAGGCGCTCGACGGCTCGCGGAAGGTCGTCGTCCGGGCCGCGGACGGCACCGAGGAGACGCTCGTCGCGGACGCCGTCCTCGTCGCCACCGGCGGTCACCCGCGCGAACTCCCCGACGCCCAGCCCGACGGCGAGCGCATCCTCAACTGGACCCAGGTCTACGACCTCGACGAACTCCCCGAGGAACTCATCGTCGTCGGTTCCGGTGTCACCGGTGCCGAGTTCGCCGGCGCCTACCAGGCGCTCGGCGCGAAGGTCACCCTCGTGTCGTCCCGGGACCGTGTGCTGCCGGGCGAGGACCCGGACGCCGCGGCCGTCCTCGAGGACGTCTTCCGGCGCCGCGGCATGAACGTGATGGCCCGCTCCCGCGCCGAGTCCGCCAAGCGCGTCGGCGACCGGGTCGAGGTCACCCTCGCCGACGGCCGGGTCATCACCGGGTCGCACTGTCTGATGGCCGTCGGCGCCATTCCGAACAGCGCGGGCATGGGCCTGGAGGACGCCGGGGTCAGGCTGCGCGACTCCGGACACATCTGGACCGACAAGGTCTCCCGCACCACGGCTCCGGGCGTGTACGCCGCCGGCGACGTCACCGGCGTGTTCGCGCTGGCCTCCGTAGCGGCGATGCAGGGCCGTATCGCCATGTACCACTTCCTCGGCGACGCGGTGGCCCCGCTGAACCTCAAGACGGTCTCCTCCAACGTCTTCACCGACCCCGAGATCGCCACCGTCGGCTACTCGCAGGCCGACGTCGACGCCGGCAAGATCGACGCCCGGATGGTGAAGCTGCCGCTGCTGCGCAACCCGCGCGCGAAGATGCAGGGCATCCGGGACGGCTTCGTCAAGATCTTCTGCCGGCCCGGCACGGGCATCGTGGTCGGCGGTGTGGTCGTGGCACCGCGCGCTTCGGAACTGATCCACCCCATCTCGATCGCGGTCGACAACAATCTGACGGTCGAGCAGATCGCGAACGCGTTCACGGTCTACCCGTCCCTGTCGGGGTCGATCGCGGAGGTGGCCCGCCAGCTCCACACCCGCAAGGAGACCGGTCAGGCCTGA